TTTCACCAGATTGCAATTCTAAACAACTATTTCACTTCCGACCGACATCAACTCGAAACCAGTGAATCTGTCCGAGATGAGTTTCATGGCCTCAAATCCAGTGCAGTGCATTGGGACCACCCTTTCGACTCCTAAGTTCTTCAAGTGGTCCATCGTCTTAAGTAACCTATCTGTATCACCACAATATAAGTGAAAACCGCCTGCGATCATAAATATCTTCGATCCAGTCGATTTCTTTGCCTGGTGCACGATGTTGACGATACCCGCGTGCCCGCAACCGACGACGATGATCAACCCTTTTCTTGAGCTGACGTAAAGAACCTGCTCGTCGTTGAAATTATCGCCAACGAGATTTTCGCCTTGCTTGATCACATAATTCCCAGGTGCTTCGAAGGGGAATTGACGAGTGATCTCTCCAGACGCCCTTACCCCTTCAACGATCTCGGTCATCGTTGATACGAACTTGATGTTACAGGTGGCGAGGCTCTCGGCTACCCTCTCAGGAATTGAGATATCAATCATTTTCTCATTATTGACTGCAAAACGGGGTCTCACTAGAGCTTTCGGATGCATGAATATAGGAACGCCCACCTTTGCGAACGCAGCAAGACCCCCTGCATGGTCGTAATGCCCGTGTGTGATGAAAACAGCATCGATTTTGTCTACACTCAATCCCAGGAGTGAAAGGTTATGAAGGAGTACTTCTTCTGAAGCACCCGTATCGACAAGCACGCGCTGTCCTTTGTCCGTTTCTATAAGCATCGAGAAGCCATGTTCCGAAAGAAAATGTGTTGCTGGTGAGTCTAATCGCTTCACCAATCCCGAGGGCGAGTAGGGAGGTGCTGATGTATTGTCAACAACAGAGATTAGGCGCACTTACTGTTCAACTCCTCCCTTTTCACAATCTTCAGTTCATTGAATTTCAAGACACTGTTTGGGCAGACCTGCTCGCAGTTCTTACACGCTGTCCCTAGGCAATACTCAGTTGCGATTCTAATCCTGTACTCTTTCCGGTCGATTTTCTCGACCTTGAGCGCTTGCTCGGGACATTCCATCTCGCACCTCTTACAACCTGCACAACCCTCGAATGAACCGATGAGGAAGACACCGACATGCTCAAGAGTCTTCAATCCCTTCGATCCAACTTCTGGAATATCTCTATCAACAATTCTAAGCGTCTCCTTCGGTCTCACGATATCAGGCAGAGGAGATAAACCTGAGAGTCTCAGCATTTTGTTGTAATATTCCATCGGCATACCCTCGAGCCAATAGGCGACCTCGTTGATGTAAATGTCCTCGAAGATCTTTGATGTCGCAAACATAATGTGTTTGGAAGCTATCGAATCAGCCACAGACTGCATCATATCCATTACCGATGGAT
This genomic stretch from Methanomassiliicoccales archaeon harbors:
- a CDS encoding MBL fold metallo-hydrolase codes for the protein MRLISVVDNTSAPPYSPSGLVKRLDSPATHFLSEHGFSMLIETDKGQRVLVDTGASEEVLLHNLSLLGLSVDKIDAVFITHGHYDHAGGLAAFAKVGVPIFMHPKALVRPRFAVNNEKMIDISIPERVAESLATCNIKFVSTMTEIVEGVRASGEITRQFPFEAPGNYVIKQGENLVGDNFNDEQVLYVSSRKGLIIVVGCGHAGIVNIVHQAKKSTGSKIFMIAGGFHLYCGDTDRLLKTMDHLKNLGVERVVPMHCTGFEAMKLISDRFTGFELMSVGSEIVV